In the Blautia coccoides genome, TGCAAAGTATGATTGATTTATAAAAAAGATGATTTTAGGCCGATGGATTACAATTTTTTAGATGAGGAAGGTTATAAGATATGACAATCATTGACAGAAATTATCAAAAGGAACAGGATTATGATAAAGTTCTCTCATTCCTGCGCAAAGAGTATAAGGAAGACCCTCATTTTCCGGGATGGAAAGCGCAGCGCTTTGAGGACATGGAATATAGACTGAATACCATGTATATCTGTATGGGAGGTGCCCCATGGCATCAATGCGTCCATCTTTGGGAAGAGGACGGTGAAATGGTCGGACTCTGCGTTGGTGAAAGGAAGGGAGAAAATTTCTTTTATGTTAAAAATACGTATGAGTTTTTATATCCTCAGATGGTGGAATGGACCAAAACTAATATGTGTGTAGATGAAAACGGAAAGAGAGAGCATACATTTTGGATCTGTGACGCACAGAGGGAACTCATTGATATTTTACAGTCACAACAGTTTGAAAGAGCAGACTGTGATGTGCACCTAATGGAACATACAATGGAAGATCTTCCTGAACCTGCACTGCCGGAAGGATTCAAACTTGTTTACGGGACAGAAATAAAAGATATTGTCTTAAAGACGAATGTTTCTCATTGGGGATTTAATCCGGACCAGGAAGGAATCGAAAATACAGCCTGCACGGAGGCAAATAAAAATCGTGCCAAGGCGCCTATGTTTGATGAACAATTCGAGGTTATGGTGCAGGCCCCTGATGGAGAGTTATGTTCTTACGCCTGCCTCTGGGTGGATAGTGACACAAAATCAGCTTTTGTCGAGCCTGTCAGCACACGGGAAAAATACAGAAAGTGTGGTTTGGGAAAAGCCATGCTCTTGGCTGCGCTGCGCCGCTGTAAAGAAAATGGTGTTACACGTGCGTATGTTGAACCTTTTGATGTATGGAGAGAGACCTTCTATGCATCCGCGGGCTTTA is a window encoding:
- a CDS encoding GNAT family N-acetyltransferase encodes the protein MTIIDRNYQKEQDYDKVLSFLRKEYKEDPHFPGWKAQRFEDMEYRLNTMYICMGGAPWHQCVHLWEEDGEMVGLCVGERKGENFFYVKNTYEFLYPQMVEWTKTNMCVDENGKREHTFWICDAQRELIDILQSQQFERADCDVHLMEHTMEDLPEPALPEGFKLVYGTEIKDIVLKTNVSHWGFNPDQEGIENTACTEANKNRAKAPMFDEQFEVMVQAPDGELCSYACLWVDSDTKSAFVEPVSTREKYRKCGLGKAMLLAALRRCKENGVTRAYVEPFDVWRETFYASAGFKTYGKMGIWTLSEQI